A single region of the Pseudomonas granadensis genome encodes:
- a CDS encoding GlxA family transcriptional regulator, producing the protein MPKAIHVLAFANVQILDVTGPLQVFASANDLARQRGMPIPYAPTVIASGGGAVMSSAGLAVLAEPLPSEPSDTLIIAGGWGIYPAAEDLELVDWVRQHGNQCRRVASVCTGAFLLAASGWLDGRRVVTHWTRCEQLAQQHPNLHVEANPIFINDGPVWTSAGVTAGIDLALAMVEEDLGRDIALDVARHLVVFLKRPGGQSQFSVTLSLQNQGNRFDELHAWIAEHLTCDLGIATLAEQAGMSERSFVRHYRADTGQTPARAIELIRVETARRLLCDTGLPVKRIAANCGFGSEETLRRSFLRAIGVTPQAYRERFSVSAATDPVLP; encoded by the coding sequence ATGCCCAAAGCCATTCACGTGCTCGCGTTCGCCAACGTGCAGATCCTCGACGTCACCGGGCCGTTGCAGGTGTTTGCCTCGGCCAATGACCTGGCCCGCCAGCGCGGGATGCCAATCCCCTATGCGCCAACGGTGATTGCCAGCGGCGGCGGGGCGGTGATGTCGTCGGCGGGGTTGGCAGTGTTGGCCGAACCCTTGCCGAGCGAGCCCAGCGATACCTTGATCATCGCCGGTGGCTGGGGCATCTATCCCGCCGCTGAAGATCTGGAACTGGTCGACTGGGTGCGCCAGCACGGCAATCAGTGCCGGCGCGTGGCCTCGGTGTGTACCGGTGCGTTTCTGCTGGCGGCCAGCGGCTGGCTCGACGGCCGACGCGTGGTAACCCACTGGACACGCTGCGAGCAACTGGCGCAGCAGCACCCGAATCTGCACGTCGAGGCCAACCCGATCTTTATCAATGACGGTCCGGTCTGGACCTCGGCGGGGGTCACCGCCGGCATTGATCTGGCATTGGCGATGGTCGAAGAAGACCTCGGCCGCGACATCGCGCTCGACGTCGCCCGGCATCTGGTGGTGTTCCTCAAGCGTCCCGGCGGACAATCGCAATTCAGCGTGACGCTGTCGTTGCAAAATCAGGGCAATCGCTTCGATGAACTGCATGCCTGGATCGCCGAACACCTCACCTGCGATCTTGGCATTGCGACCCTGGCCGAACAGGCCGGCATGAGCGAACGCAGTTTCGTCCGTCACTACCGCGCCGACACCGGCCAGACGCCGGCGCGGGCGATTGAACTGATTCGCGTGGAAACTGCCAGGCGCTTGCTCTGCGACACCGGCCTGCCGGTCAAACGCATCGCCGCCAATTGCGGGTTTGGCAGTGAAGAGACGCTACGGCGCAGTTTTCTCCGTGCCATTGGCGTGACACCGCAGGCGTATCGCGAGCGGTTTTCAGTCAGCGCTGCAACAGATCCAGTATTGCCTTGA
- a CDS encoding alpha/beta fold hydrolase, translating into MIETVLTPTLTIAYEQHGPADGAAVILLHGFPYSPRAYDEIAPVLAAQGYCVIVPYLRGYGPTRFNSEQTLRSGQQAAMAQDLLDLMDALGIEQTMLCGYDWGGRAACIVAALFPARVRGLVSGDGYLVQDIAHSNQPLAPEDEHRLWYQYYFHTPRGAEGLRQNRRELCQLLWRLWSPTWPRRDERYPLTAAAFDNPDFIDVAIHSYRHRFGYAAGDPALEWMEDALAKQPVISVPSISLCGADDGVGPPSAVDADAEHFSGFYQRRVLAGVGHNIPEEAPQQTLKAILDLLQR; encoded by the coding sequence ATGATCGAGACCGTGCTTACCCCAACCCTGACCATCGCCTACGAACAGCACGGACCGGCCGACGGTGCGGCGGTGATTCTGCTCCACGGCTTCCCGTACTCTCCGCGCGCCTATGACGAAATCGCTCCGGTACTTGCTGCACAAGGCTATTGCGTCATTGTGCCGTACTTGCGCGGTTATGGGCCGACCCGATTCAACAGCGAGCAAACACTGCGCTCTGGCCAGCAAGCCGCCATGGCGCAAGACCTGCTCGATCTGATGGATGCGCTGGGCATCGAGCAGACGATGCTTTGCGGTTACGATTGGGGCGGTCGGGCGGCGTGCATTGTCGCGGCGCTTTTTCCGGCACGCGTGCGCGGATTGGTCAGCGGCGACGGCTACCTCGTGCAGGACATCGCCCATTCGAATCAGCCATTGGCCCCAGAAGACGAGCATCGGCTCTGGTATCAGTATTACTTCCACACGCCGCGTGGCGCCGAGGGTCTGAGGCAAAATCGCCGAGAGTTATGCCAGTTGCTCTGGCGGCTGTGGTCGCCGACATGGCCGCGAAGGGACGAGCGCTACCCACTGACGGCTGCCGCTTTTGATAATCCTGATTTTATCGACGTGGCGATTCATTCCTACCGGCATCGTTTCGGCTACGCGGCGGGCGATCCGGCACTGGAATGGATGGAAGATGCGCTTGCCAAACAACCGGTGATCAGCGTACCGAGCATTTCACTGTGCGGTGCCGATGATGGCGTTGGTCCCCCTTCGGCGGTGGATGCCGATGCCGAACATTTCAGCGGCTTTTATCAGCGGCGCGTCTTGGCCGGCGTCGGGCACAACATCCCCGAGGAAGCGCCGCAGCAAACCCTCAAGGCAATACTGGATCTGTTGCAGCGCTGA
- a CDS encoding glucose 1-dehydrogenase, which yields MQISLARQVAMVTGASSGIGHACAKALAAAGAAVVINYNSNAEPAEELARQIIADGGQALAIGADVSKEDEVERLFSETLDAFGTLDILLANSGLQKDAPAVDMTLEDWNTVIGVNLTGQFLCARAALRIFNRQGIREGVSRAAGKIIHMSSVHQRIPWAGHVNYAASKGGVDQLMQTLAQEVSHQRIRINGIAPGAIRTAINAKATADDAADKLLELIPYGRIGDVEDVANAVVFLASDASDYIVGTTLFIDGGMSLYPEFRGNG from the coding sequence ATGCAGATTTCCCTCGCCCGACAAGTCGCGATGGTCACCGGTGCCAGCTCCGGCATCGGCCACGCCTGTGCCAAAGCCCTCGCCGCAGCCGGCGCCGCGGTCGTCATCAACTACAACAGCAACGCTGAACCTGCAGAAGAACTGGCCCGGCAGATCATTGCCGATGGCGGTCAGGCGCTTGCCATCGGCGCCGATGTGTCGAAGGAGGATGAGGTCGAACGGCTGTTCAGCGAAACCCTCGACGCCTTCGGTACGCTGGACATTCTGCTGGCCAATTCCGGGCTGCAAAAGGATGCGCCAGCGGTGGACATGACGCTGGAGGACTGGAACACGGTGATCGGCGTCAACCTCACCGGCCAGTTCCTCTGCGCCCGCGCCGCCCTGCGGATTTTCAATCGTCAGGGCATTCGCGAAGGCGTGTCGCGCGCAGCCGGCAAGATCATTCACATGAGTTCGGTGCATCAGCGCATACCCTGGGCCGGGCACGTCAATTACGCGGCATCCAAGGGTGGCGTCGATCAGTTGATGCAAACTCTGGCGCAAGAAGTCAGCCATCAGCGCATTCGCATCAACGGCATCGCGCCGGGGGCGATTCGCACGGCGATCAACGCCAAAGCCACCGCCGACGACGCCGCAGACAAACTTCTCGAACTGATTCCCTACGGCCGTATCGGCGATGTCGAAGACGTCGCCAATGCCGTGGTGTTTCTCGCCTCGGATGCCTCGGACTATATCGTCGGCACCACCCTGTTCATCGACGGCGGCATGAGCCTCTATCCGGAGTTTCGCGGCAATGGCTGA
- a CDS encoding cupin-like domain-containing protein, with amino-acid sequence MDLQSILGKLFANAGAVGIEGVFQFVFGPQQAYWSEVKAGSRTEAGRHASPDVTIEVAEKDFLGIMGGIANVEELFASGRLKIGGNMGLATLLPQIIEHAMHGGAVAEKVDMNKRYPTPPRFSEQLTAGLPTQRSVERIARSDLSVAEFRSRYLPNGIPLVISNALHDWPLFKLSREESLVHFAELQGITRHGDYVKKTFSTERDFRSTSMAEFIASLDQPTTKSADGEPPAYMGNNILPAQLLQQIKYPPYFDAAQFIPPRIWIGPKGTLTPLHRDDTDNLFAQVWGQKTFTLAAPHHREALGTWSTAPKGGLDGCDFNPDAPDYQRFPAARDVPFLRVTLEAGDLLFLPEGWFHQVESVSTSLSVNFWVNSGRGW; translated from the coding sequence GTGGACCTGCAGAGCATTCTCGGCAAACTGTTCGCCAATGCCGGCGCTGTCGGCATCGAAGGCGTGTTTCAATTCGTGTTCGGTCCGCAGCAGGCCTACTGGTCCGAAGTCAAGGCTGGCAGCCGCACCGAGGCTGGCCGCCACGCCAGCCCGGACGTGACCATCGAAGTCGCGGAGAAGGATTTTCTCGGGATCATGGGCGGCATCGCCAACGTCGAAGAACTGTTTGCCAGCGGCCGCCTGAAGATCGGCGGCAACATGGGCCTGGCGACGCTGCTGCCGCAGATCATCGAGCACGCTATGCACGGCGGCGCGGTGGCGGAAAAGGTCGACATGAACAAACGCTACCCGACGCCGCCGCGCTTCAGCGAACAACTCACCGCCGGCCTGCCGACGCAACGCAGCGTCGAACGCATTGCGCGCAGCGATCTGTCGGTGGCCGAATTCCGAAGCCGTTACCTGCCCAATGGCATTCCGCTGGTCATCAGCAATGCGCTGCACGACTGGCCGCTGTTCAAGCTCAGCCGCGAAGAATCGCTGGTGCATTTCGCCGAGCTGCAGGGCATCACCCGGCACGGCGATTATGTGAAAAAGACCTTCTCCACCGAGCGAGATTTTCGCTCGACCTCGATGGCCGAATTCATCGCCTCACTGGACCAACCGACGACGAAAAGCGCAGATGGCGAGCCGCCCGCCTACATGGGCAACAACATTCTCCCGGCGCAACTGCTGCAACAGATCAAGTACCCGCCTTACTTCGATGCCGCGCAGTTCATCCCGCCACGCATCTGGATCGGCCCGAAAGGCACGCTGACCCCGCTGCACCGTGACGACACCGATAATTTGTTCGCGCAGGTCTGGGGGCAGAAAACATTCACCCTCGCCGCGCCGCATCATCGTGAAGCGCTGGGCACGTGGTCGACGGCACCGAAAGGCGGACTGGATGGTTGCGATTTCAATCCCGATGCACCGGATTACCAGCGCTTCCCGGCCGCGCGCGACGTGCCGTTTCTGCGGGTGACCCTGGAGGCCGGGGATCTGCTGTTCCTCCCTGAGGGCTGGTTCCATCAGGTGGAGTCGGTGTCGACGTCGCTGTCAGTGAATTTCTGGGTGAATTCGGGCCGGGGCTGGTAA
- a CDS encoding glycoside hydrolase family 15 protein, producing MAEHPLERQSAIDAHGIIGDMRSAALINDRGSVDFFCWPEFDSPSIFCSLLDTPEAGIFQLAPDLPDARREQIYLPDTNVLQTRWLNERAVVEITDLLPVADNPDDLPVLLRRVRVVSGEATFHMRCAVRHDYARADTRAHMDGQTVVFRAEGQPSLRLAADQPLSIDAEAAVATFTLTHQQSAEFILGAEDDPRFQDGAAQLCLQRTLQFWRGWIGQSNYRGRWREMVNRSALALKLLTSRRHGAILAAATFGLPESRGGERNWDYRYTWIRDASFTVYAFMRLGFVDEANHYMQWLRGRVSDCCGKPMKLNILYAIDGQQELPETELSHLSGHGGAQPVRIGNQAYDQIQLDIFGELMDAVYLVNKYGDAISHEGWKHVCEVVGQVCETWQTKDVGIWEMRGEQHHFLHSRLMCWVALDRAIRLASKRSLPAPFTQWDQTRQAIYADIWDNFWDEQRGHFVQYKGGTALDGSMLLMPLVRFVSAKDPRWLSTLEAIEKSLVRDGMVYRYRNDDNNIDGLTGTEGAFAACSFWYVECLARAGQVEKAHLEFEQLLRYANPLGLYAEEFDSHGRHLGNTPQALTHLALISAASFLDRKLSGEKSSWQP from the coding sequence ATGGCTGAGCATCCTCTGGAACGACAAAGCGCCATCGATGCTCACGGCATCATCGGCGACATGCGCAGCGCCGCGCTGATCAACGACCGCGGCAGCGTGGATTTTTTCTGCTGGCCGGAGTTCGACAGCCCGTCGATTTTCTGTTCATTGCTGGACACCCCCGAAGCAGGGATCTTCCAGCTCGCGCCGGACTTGCCGGACGCACGCCGTGAGCAGATTTACCTGCCCGACACCAACGTCCTGCAAACCCGTTGGCTGAACGAACGCGCCGTGGTCGAAATCACCGATCTGCTGCCGGTGGCCGACAACCCGGACGATTTGCCGGTGTTGCTGCGCCGCGTGCGGGTGGTCAGCGGTGAGGCGACGTTTCATATGCGCTGCGCCGTGCGCCACGACTATGCTCGCGCCGACACCCGTGCGCACATGGACGGGCAAACCGTGGTATTCCGCGCCGAGGGTCAGCCGTCACTGCGCCTGGCCGCCGATCAGCCACTGAGTATCGACGCAGAAGCGGCGGTCGCCACGTTCACCCTGACCCACCAGCAAAGCGCCGAATTCATCCTCGGCGCCGAAGACGATCCGCGCTTTCAGGACGGCGCAGCGCAGTTGTGCCTGCAACGCACCTTGCAGTTCTGGCGCGGCTGGATCGGCCAGTCCAACTACCGCGGGCGCTGGCGTGAAATGGTCAACCGCTCGGCCCTCGCGCTCAAGCTGCTGACTTCGAGACGCCATGGCGCGATCCTCGCCGCTGCGACTTTCGGCCTGCCGGAATCACGCGGCGGCGAACGCAATTGGGACTATCGCTATACCTGGATCCGTGACGCCTCGTTCACCGTGTACGCCTTCATGCGCCTGGGTTTCGTCGACGAAGCCAACCACTACATGCAGTGGCTGCGCGGGCGCGTCAGCGATTGCTGCGGCAAACCGATGAAGCTGAACATTCTGTACGCCATCGACGGCCAACAGGAATTGCCCGAGACCGAACTCTCGCACCTGTCCGGACACGGCGGTGCGCAACCGGTGCGCATCGGCAATCAGGCTTACGATCAGATCCAGCTGGATATTTTCGGTGAGCTGATGGATGCCGTGTATCTGGTCAACAAATACGGCGATGCGATTTCTCACGAAGGCTGGAAACATGTCTGCGAAGTGGTCGGTCAGGTGTGTGAGACCTGGCAGACCAAGGACGTCGGCATCTGGGAAATGCGCGGTGAGCAACATCACTTTCTACACTCACGGCTGATGTGCTGGGTCGCACTGGACCGGGCTATCCGCCTGGCTTCGAAACGCTCGCTGCCCGCGCCTTTCACTCAATGGGATCAGACCCGGCAGGCGATCTACGCTGACATCTGGGACAATTTCTGGGACGAACAACGCGGGCATTTCGTGCAGTACAAGGGCGGCACCGCGCTCGACGGCTCGATGCTGCTGATGCCGCTGGTGCGGTTTGTCAGCGCCAAGGACCCGCGCTGGCTGTCGACCCTCGAAGCAATCGAGAAAAGCCTGGTGCGCGACGGCATGGTCTACCGCTATCGCAACGACGACAACAACATCGATGGTCTGACCGGCACCGAAGGCGCCTTCGCGGCGTGCTCGTTCTGGTACGTCGAATGCCTGGCCCGCGCCGGGCAGGTGGAAAAAGCCCATCTGGAATTCGAACAACTGTTGCGTTACGCCAACCCGCTGGGCCTTTACGCCGAAGAGTTCGACAGCCATGGCCGGCATTTGGGCAATACGCCGCAAGCACTGACGCACCTGGCGCTGATCAGTGCGGCGAGCTTTCTTGATCGCAAACTGAGCGGAGAAAAGAGCAGCTGGCAGCCGTAA
- a CDS encoding thioesterase II family protein, translating to MVTQLTLLCLPYSGASAMVYSRWRPKLPQWLRLQPVELPGRGARFGEPLHTDMRVLAMQLARELRPTLHAPYALFGHSLGALLACEMAHALRALGCPEPVALFASGTAAPSLRADYDRGFAEPKTDAELIEQLRTLNGTREEVLANEELMSLTLPILRADFQLCGKFEPVQRPLLNCPVHVLGGKADRATTEQLIGWSQETHGSFSVDMLAGGHFFIHEHEAKVLKVIKDQLERHHRRHAIAATA from the coding sequence GTGGTGACTCAGTTGACCCTGCTGTGCCTGCCGTATTCCGGCGCCAGTGCCATGGTCTACAGCCGCTGGCGGCCGAAGTTGCCGCAGTGGCTGCGCCTGCAACCGGTCGAGCTGCCGGGGCGCGGCGCGCGTTTTGGCGAACCGCTGCACACCGATATGCGCGTGCTGGCGATGCAACTGGCCAGAGAATTACGGCCGACACTGCATGCACCCTATGCGCTGTTCGGCCATAGCCTCGGCGCCTTGCTGGCCTGTGAAATGGCCCATGCCTTGCGCGCGCTGGGCTGCCCGGAGCCGGTGGCGCTGTTCGCTTCGGGCACGGCGGCGCCGTCCCTGCGTGCCGATTACGATCGCGGCTTTGCCGAACCGAAAACCGATGCCGAGCTGATCGAGCAACTGCGCACACTCAATGGCACCCGCGAAGAAGTGCTCGCCAATGAAGAACTGATGAGCCTGACCCTGCCGATCCTGCGCGCCGATTTCCAGTTATGCGGCAAATTCGAGCCGGTGCAGCGCCCGCTGCTCAACTGCCCGGTGCACGTGCTCGGCGGCAAGGCCGACCGCGCCACCACCGAGCAGTTGATCGGCTGGAGCCAGGAAACCCACGGCAGCTTCTCGGTAGACATGCTGGCCGGCGGGCACTTCTTCATCCACGAACACGAAGCCAAAGTGCTCAAGGTGATCAAGGATCAGCTGGAAAGGCATCACCGCCGCCACGCCATCGCCGCAACCGCTTGA
- a CDS encoding MFS transporter: MANPYRELFNAPGARNFVLAGMIARMPISMTGIGVITMLSQLKGGYALAGGVAATFALATAFCAPQVSRLVDRFGQGRILPLSALIGGGALLLLLLCTRLQAPSWTLFVFAALAGCMPSMSAMVRARWTEIYRGQPQLQTAYALESVLDEVCFIVGPPLSVGLCVAVFPEAGPLAALLALAIGVSAFVAQRSTEPPVHAHASEHHGSIIASTDVQLLLALMIAMGVIVGVVDVVSVAFAQHQGQPAAASIVLSVYAIGSCLAGIAFGAMRSKLPLPRLFLYGGVATAVTTLPLLLASNIVSLSVAMFVAGLFFSPTLIVAMALIERIVPPAKLTEGLTWLVTGLSIGVAIGAAGSGALVDAFGARSGFWLAIAAGAVVLGAAVQSFRHLK; the protein is encoded by the coding sequence ATGGCAAATCCTTACCGCGAATTGTTCAACGCTCCCGGCGCGCGAAATTTTGTGCTGGCCGGGATGATCGCGCGCATGCCGATCTCCATGACCGGTATCGGCGTGATCACCATGCTTTCGCAACTCAAGGGCGGCTATGCGCTGGCCGGCGGCGTGGCGGCGACGTTTGCCCTGGCCACGGCGTTTTGCGCACCGCAGGTGTCGCGGCTGGTTGACCGTTTCGGTCAGGGGCGGATTCTGCCGTTGTCGGCGCTGATCGGTGGCGGGGCCCTGTTGCTGTTGCTGTTGTGTACCCGGTTGCAGGCACCGAGCTGGACGCTGTTCGTCTTTGCCGCGCTGGCTGGTTGCATGCCGAGCATGTCGGCGATGGTGCGGGCGCGCTGGACCGAAATCTATCGCGGTCAGCCACAATTGCAGACTGCCTATGCGCTGGAGTCGGTGCTCGACGAGGTGTGTTTTATCGTCGGCCCGCCATTGTCAGTGGGGCTGTGCGTGGCGGTGTTTCCCGAAGCGGGACCGTTGGCGGCGCTGCTGGCACTGGCAATCGGTGTGAGCGCATTCGTCGCGCAGCGCAGCACCGAGCCGCCGGTGCATGCGCATGCGTCTGAACATCACGGCTCGATCATCGCCTCGACCGACGTGCAACTGCTGCTGGCCCTGATGATTGCCATGGGCGTGATCGTCGGTGTGGTCGATGTGGTCAGCGTCGCGTTCGCGCAACACCAGGGGCAACCGGCGGCGGCGAGCATCGTGTTGTCGGTGTATGCGATCGGCTCGTGTCTGGCGGGCATCGCCTTCGGCGCGATGCGTTCGAAACTGCCGTTGCCGCGTTTGTTTTTGTACGGCGGGGTGGCGACGGCGGTGACCACGTTACCGTTGTTGCTGGCGAGCAATATTGTCAGCTTGTCGGTGGCAATGTTCGTGGCCGGGTTGTTCTTTTCGCCAACACTGATCGTGGCCATGGCCTTGATCGAACGCATCGTGCCGCCGGCCAAATTGACCGAAGGCCTGACCTGGCTGGTCACCGGTTTGAGCATTGGTGTGGCAATTGGCGCGGCAGGCTCCGGGGCATTGGTCGATGCGTTCGGTGCGCGCAGCGGTTTCTGGCTGGCGATTGCCGCAGGGGCGGTGGTACTCGGCGCTGCGGTGCAGAGCTTCCGCCATTTGAAATAG